The Thalassotalea sp. 273M-4 genome includes a region encoding these proteins:
- a CDS encoding sugar porter family MFS transporter, whose protein sequence is MNNKLSSSLFIALIVSLGGFVFGFDASVISGVVSFVAVEFNLTDWQQGFVVSSPTLGAAIASLVAGTLSDRVGRKKVLLGIAFLYVLSAICSALATSYYMLVSARFIGGLAFASLILAPIYIAEISPAERRGKMISFNQFNIVIGLSAAYFANYFILNLAQSDIAWVTNLGINDNVWRWMLGLEIIPASIFFIALMFVPESPRFLAMNGQREKAKEVLERLHGKVAMQRELAEIDSAPHKREARVIDSVKQLFSKNMRLVLTIGLVVAIAQQITGVNAIYFYAPSIFEQSGVGTNAAFAQAIWVGIINVIFTIVAMVLIDKIGRKPLLVVGLTGVFLSMSLCYYGFSNATYQLTEKNVAQISLPAETLAPVLNQQYNDDLAFKDALKQTLGEKTFKANEAELIQSAINIDSTLVLMGILGFVASFAVSLGPVMWVLLAEIFPNHLRGIAISFVGVVNSGISFTVQLVFPWELSNFGTALTFLIYGLFAVVGLVLVLWLLPETKGKTLEQIEQDLVPA, encoded by the coding sequence ATGAATAATAAATTATCCTCAAGCTTGTTTATCGCCTTGATAGTCTCTTTAGGCGGCTTTGTTTTTGGCTTTGATGCTTCCGTTATTTCGGGGGTCGTCAGTTTTGTTGCAGTTGAATTTAATTTAACCGACTGGCAGCAAGGTTTTGTTGTGAGTTCTCCAACCCTTGGTGCGGCAATAGCGTCACTTGTCGCCGGTACCCTAAGTGACCGTGTCGGACGTAAAAAAGTGTTGTTAGGCATCGCCTTTTTGTATGTGCTTTCCGCTATTTGTTCAGCGTTAGCGACCAGCTATTATATGCTGGTTAGCGCTCGCTTTATTGGTGGCTTAGCGTTTGCTTCCTTAATTCTTGCGCCGATTTACATTGCCGAAATATCGCCAGCCGAGCGTCGTGGTAAAATGATCTCCTTTAACCAATTTAATATCGTGATTGGTTTGTCTGCCGCTTACTTTGCTAACTATTTTATTTTAAACCTAGCCCAAAGCGATATTGCGTGGGTAACAAACCTAGGTATTAATGACAATGTGTGGCGCTGGATGCTAGGTCTTGAAATCATCCCGGCTTCAATCTTTTTTATTGCTTTAATGTTTGTTCCAGAAAGCCCGCGCTTTTTGGCGATGAATGGTCAGCGTGAAAAAGCCAAAGAGGTTCTTGAACGTCTGCACGGCAAAGTTGCCATGCAGCGCGAGTTAGCTGAGATTGATAGTGCGCCGCATAAGCGAGAAGCTCGAGTTATTGACAGCGTTAAACAACTGTTTTCGAAAAATATGCGTTTGGTCTTAACCATAGGTTTGGTTGTTGCCATTGCACAGCAAATTACTGGGGTAAATGCTATTTACTTCTATGCCCCGAGTATTTTTGAACAAAGTGGGGTTGGTACCAATGCGGCTTTCGCACAGGCCATCTGGGTCGGGATTATTAACGTCATCTTCACGATTGTGGCTATGGTTCTAATTGACAAAATTGGCCGTAAGCCTCTATTGGTGGTTGGTCTTACAGGGGTGTTTTTAAGTATGAGTTTGTGTTACTACGGTTTTAGTAATGCAACTTATCAGTTAACCGAGAAAAATGTTGCTCAGATATCGCTCCCAGCTGAAACCCTAGCGCCGGTGCTTAATCAGCAATACAACGATGATTTAGCGTTTAAAGATGCGTTAAAACAAACGCTAGGCGAGAAGACGTTCAAGGCCAATGAAGCTGAACTTATTCAGTCGGCAATCAATATTGATTCGACCTTGGTGTTAATGGGTATTCTTGGTTTTGTTGCCTCGTTTGCGGTGTCACTAGGCCCGGTGATGTGGGTATTATTGGCGGAAATCTTTCCAAATCATTTACGTGGTATTGCGATTTCATTTGTTGGGGTAGTGAACTCAGGGATCAGCTTTACCGTGCAGTTGGTGTTTCCATGGGAATTATCAAACTTTGGTACCGCGTTAACCTTCTTAATTTATGGCTTATTTGCCGTGGTGGGCTTGGTTCTGGTGCTGTGGCTTCTACCAGAAACAAAAGGCAAAACCTTAGAACAAATTGAGCAGGATTTGGTGCCCGCTTAA
- a CDS encoding UDP-N-acetylmuramoyl-L-alanyl-D-glutamate--2,6-diaminopimelate ligase: MLNPLAYEAFSIAQALSHFGINIDPIATKKLVNDSRLVEPDDIFAAVQGSALNGQQFIDMAITNGAALVIAQCEHKSQHGQISTIALGATSVQVIAFYQLAEQLKDLSALYYNQPKQSLKVYGITGTNGKTTCSQLIAQLFEAQHQPSAIIGTLGAGRLGQLIDINNTTPGPTTLQHLFAGFVHDNIEHVAMEVSSHALSQSRVDSKMVDVAVFTNLSRDHLDFHGSMQAYQLAKRRLFEGNKQQTWVLNADDPVSHQYVSQLPSGNPTVLFSVEPDFDVPANQQYLHARDILCHNRGVRFSLDTSWGQAQIDSNLLGVFNVSNLLAALAVLLVQGIELKSLIKHCSNLLAVPGRMEAFTGVNQATAVVDYAHTPDGLEKALESVKQHCLGNVWLVFGCGGDRDPGKRAIMGSIAVQHADHVILTNDNPRTEEPQHIVNDILAGIHKTKHQQARVKVILDRQQAVLHALAQAKENDMVLCAGKGHEDYTIIGNQKLPYEERELVRKYYLGEAS; the protein is encoded by the coding sequence ATGCTTAACCCGTTAGCTTACGAAGCTTTTTCAATTGCGCAAGCGCTTTCGCACTTTGGCATAAATATCGACCCCATTGCCACTAAAAAATTGGTCAACGACTCGCGTTTGGTTGAACCAGACGATATTTTTGCCGCCGTTCAAGGTAGTGCATTAAATGGGCAACAGTTTATCGACATGGCCATTACCAATGGGGCTGCACTTGTGATTGCTCAATGCGAACATAAATCGCAGCATGGCCAGATTAGCACGATAGCGTTAGGCGCAACCAGTGTTCAAGTGATTGCGTTTTATCAATTGGCAGAGCAGTTAAAAGATTTAAGTGCTCTTTATTATAATCAACCTAAACAGTCACTTAAGGTTTATGGTATTACCGGAACTAACGGTAAAACCACTTGCAGTCAATTAATCGCGCAATTGTTCGAAGCCCAGCATCAACCCAGTGCGATTATAGGCACCCTTGGCGCTGGACGTTTGGGACAGTTAATTGATATCAACAATACCACCCCTGGGCCAACCACATTACAACACCTATTTGCCGGTTTTGTTCACGATAACATTGAGCATGTAGCGATGGAAGTTTCATCGCATGCGTTAAGTCAATCTCGTGTCGATAGCAAGATGGTTGACGTCGCCGTCTTTACCAACTTAAGTCGAGATCATCTTGATTTTCATGGTTCCATGCAGGCCTATCAGTTGGCTAAAAGGCGCTTATTTGAAGGTAACAAACAGCAAACTTGGGTGCTCAACGCGGATGATCCTGTTAGTCATCAATATGTCAGTCAATTACCTTCAGGTAACCCGACGGTATTGTTTAGCGTTGAGCCTGATTTTGATGTTCCAGCCAACCAACAATACCTGCATGCACGTGATATTTTATGTCATAATCGCGGGGTTCGGTTCAGCTTAGACACAAGTTGGGGACAGGCGCAAATTGACAGTAATTTACTTGGTGTTTTTAATGTCAGTAACTTGTTAGCTGCCTTAGCCGTGTTATTGGTGCAAGGCATTGAATTAAAGTCTCTGATTAAGCACTGCTCAAACTTACTGGCGGTTCCCGGTCGAATGGAAGCCTTCACTGGCGTGAATCAAGCCACCGCAGTGGTTGATTATGCCCATACACCGGATGGGCTTGAAAAAGCGCTAGAGTCGGTCAAACAGCATTGTTTGGGCAACGTTTGGCTGGTATTTGGTTGCGGTGGCGATAGAGACCCAGGTAAGCGTGCTATTATGGGCAGCATTGCCGTGCAACATGCGGATCACGTTATCCTAACCAATGATAACCCCAGAACCGAAGAACCTCAGCATATTGTTAATGATATTTTGGCTGGGATTCATAAGACAAAACACCAACAAGCCCGTGTCAAAGTCATACTCGATCGCCAACAGGCGGTTTTACATGCTTTAGCACAGGCAAAAGAAAACGATATGGTACTTTGCGCAGGTAAAGGCCATGAAGATTACACCATCATTGGCAATCAAAAATTGCCCTATGAGGAGCGAGAACTCGTGCGTAAGTATTATTTGGGGGAAGCAAGCTAA
- the rsmH gene encoding 16S rRNA (cytosine(1402)-N(4))-methyltransferase RsmH, translating to MNTNFSHISVLLQEAVDGLDIKPNGTYIDCTFGRGGHSGLILNTLGENGRLIAIDRDPSAIEAAQKFKDDPRFRIVHDGFSNLSDIAKELEINDKVDGILLDLGVSSPQLDDPNRGFSFMKDGPLDMRMDTSKGQTAEQWLNKADVEDITWVLRTFGEEKHAWRIANAIVDARDIEEITTTGQLANIIKQAAPQREIKKHPATRSFQAIRMYINSELEQIEDAINASLDVLSEGGRLVVISFHSLEDRLIKQFMKKHSQGKKVPRGMPVTEAELQKGKKLALVGKKLKPSKTEVSENVRSRSSVMRVAVRLAKD from the coding sequence ATGAATACAAACTTTTCCCATATTTCGGTTTTATTACAAGAAGCAGTTGATGGTTTAGATATAAAACCAAACGGCACCTATATCGATTGTACTTTTGGTCGCGGCGGCCATTCAGGGTTAATTTTAAATACCTTGGGTGAAAACGGACGATTAATTGCTATTGATCGAGATCCTAGCGCAATAGAAGCTGCACAAAAATTTAAAGATGATCCGCGTTTTCGTATTGTTCACGATGGATTTTCTAATTTGAGCGATATTGCTAAAGAGCTTGAGATCAACGATAAGGTTGATGGTATCTTGCTTGATTTAGGTGTGTCGTCACCGCAGTTAGACGATCCTAATCGTGGCTTTAGTTTTATGAAAGACGGCCCTTTGGATATGCGCATGGATACCAGTAAGGGGCAAACCGCTGAACAGTGGCTAAATAAAGCCGATGTTGAAGACATTACTTGGGTATTAAGAACCTTTGGTGAAGAAAAACATGCGTGGCGTATCGCCAACGCGATTGTTGACGCTAGAGACATTGAAGAAATCACCACAACAGGGCAGTTGGCAAATATTATTAAGCAAGCAGCCCCTCAGCGCGAAATTAAAAAGCATCCAGCTACACGAAGTTTTCAAGCGATAAGAATGTACATCAACAGTGAGCTTGAGCAAATTGAGGACGCGATAAATGCGTCTTTAGATGTACTTAGTGAGGGTGGCCGTTTGGTGGTAATAAGCTTTCACTCGTTGGAAGACAGATTAATAAAACAATTTATGAAAAAACACAGTCAGGGCAAAAAAGTACCTCGAGGTATGCCAGTGACTGAAGCAGAGTTACAAAAAGGTAAAAAGCTGGCCTTGGTTGGGAAAAAGTTAAAGCCGTCTAAAACCGAAGTCAGTGAAAACGTTCGTTCTCGTAGTTCAGTGATGCGCGTTGCGGTTAGGTTGGCTAAGGACTAG
- the mraZ gene encoding division/cell wall cluster transcriptional repressor MraZ — MFSGTSSVTLDSKNRITIPTRHRDTVFSEFDGKMICTLHTESPCLLLYPLPEWEDLEIKLSRLSDMNRSERIIKRILLGNATECFLDKNGRLLLNGVLRQHAQLSKNVMLVGLFNKFEIWDETLWIQDQKQGQEDIRNGQVEFTDRLLDLSL; from the coding sequence ATGTTCAGTGGTACAAGCAGTGTTACCTTAGACAGTAAAAACAGAATTACGATACCAACACGGCATCGGGACACCGTTTTTTCTGAATTTGATGGTAAAATGATTTGTACTTTGCATACCGAAAGCCCGTGCTTACTGCTTTATCCTCTGCCTGAATGGGAAGATTTAGAAATTAAACTCAGTCGCCTGTCAGACATGAATCGAAGTGAGCGAATCATTAAACGTATTTTACTGGGTAATGCAACGGAATGTTTTTTAGATAAAAATGGTCGCTTATTACTAAATGGTGTATTGCGACAACATGCTCAACTTAGCAAGAACGTTATGCTAGTTGGTTTATTCAATAAATTCGAAATTTGGGACGAAACACTATGGATTCAAGACCAGAAACAAGGTCAAGAGGACATTAGAAATGGCCAAGTCGAATTTACAGACCGCTTATTAGATTTATCACTTTAA
- a CDS encoding glycoside hydrolase family 43 protein produces MTTQHPLRADKINNPILPGFNPDPSICRVNDDYYIATSTFEWYPGVQIHHSKDLVNWTLIARPLNREDLLNMLGNPDSCGVWAPCLTYEQGKFYLVFTDVKRFDGVFKDTHNYITTCDSIDGEWSTPVHVNSSGFDPSLFHDDDGRKWFLNMVWDHRPDRTFFQGIVLQEYCEQQECLIGQRHFIFAGSELGFTEGPHLYKKDGYYFLSVAEGGTGYNHAQTMARSKSITGPYEVDPLGHFISAKDSPNAYLQRTGHGDIVQTPSGDYYFVHLSSRPITDKKLSPMGRETSIQKLIYTQDKWFRLAQQNPEAGAKVGQAYIDLPDGSVNELKHQCHFEDFNETELAIDFQWLRTPYPDDFMSLSERPGYLRLKGRESVGSPFTQALIARRQQAFTFQATTKVEFTPTDFQHQAGLINYYNASKFHYLFISYDEEKGKYLSIMSCEGDLSLTAKFPLWDALIALPDNTPVYLRANVDYHKLVYSYSIDGQHFVPLPIELDAAILSDEAGKGEGANFTGAFVGVCCQDLTGMQNHADFDFFDYQESLPE; encoded by the coding sequence ATGACAACACAACATCCGTTACGAGCCGATAAAATAAATAACCCTATTTTACCTGGTTTTAATCCCGACCCTTCCATTTGCCGGGTTAATGATGATTACTATATTGCTACCTCGACTTTTGAATGGTACCCCGGGGTGCAAATTCATCATTCAAAAGATTTAGTCAACTGGACTTTAATTGCCAGGCCGTTAAATCGAGAAGACTTACTTAATATGCTTGGTAATCCTGACTCTTGCGGGGTTTGGGCGCCATGTTTGACATATGAACAAGGTAAGTTTTACCTAGTATTCACCGATGTTAAGCGCTTTGATGGGGTATTTAAAGATACCCATAATTATATTACCACTTGCGATTCCATAGATGGCGAATGGTCGACACCAGTACATGTGAATAGCAGTGGCTTTGACCCTTCGTTATTTCACGATGATGATGGCCGCAAATGGTTTTTAAATATGGTTTGGGATCACCGCCCTGACCGGACGTTCTTTCAGGGCATTGTGCTTCAAGAGTATTGTGAACAACAAGAGTGCTTGATTGGACAACGTCACTTTATTTTTGCCGGTTCAGAGCTTGGCTTCACAGAAGGCCCTCACCTTTATAAAAAGGATGGGTATTACTTTTTATCTGTTGCCGAAGGGGGAACGGGCTATAACCATGCTCAAACCATGGCCCGAAGTAAGAGCATAACCGGCCCTTATGAGGTTGACCCTTTAGGGCATTTTATTAGCGCTAAAGACAGCCCCAATGCTTATTTACAGCGAACCGGTCATGGTGACATTGTCCAAACTCCCAGTGGTGATTATTATTTTGTTCACTTAAGTTCGCGCCCAATAACAGACAAAAAATTAAGCCCAATGGGCAGAGAAACGTCGATTCAAAAACTTATTTATACCCAAGATAAGTGGTTTAGGCTGGCGCAACAGAACCCTGAGGCCGGAGCAAAAGTTGGTCAAGCATATATTGATTTACCTGATGGTAGCGTCAATGAATTAAAGCATCAGTGCCATTTTGAGGATTTTAACGAGACCGAACTGGCGATTGACTTTCAATGGTTACGCACGCCTTACCCTGATGACTTTATGAGTTTAAGCGAACGACCTGGTTATTTAAGACTTAAGGGGCGAGAATCGGTGGGCAGTCCATTCACCCAAGCCCTGATCGCCAGAAGACAGCAAGCGTTCACGTTTCAGGCCACCACGAAAGTTGAATTTACACCAACAGATTTTCAGCATCAGGCGGGGCTTATCAATTATTATAACGCCAGTAAGTTTCATTACTTGTTCATTTCTTACGATGAAGAAAAGGGTAAGTATTTATCGATTATGAGCTGTGAAGGGGACTTGTCGTTAACCGCCAAATTTCCATTATGGGACGCTTTAATTGCATTACCTGATAACACCCCGGTGTATTTAAGAGCCAATGTGGATTATCACAAGCTGGTTTATTCTTACTCCATTGATGGTCAGCATTTTGTGCCATTACCTATTGAGCTGGATGCGGCTATTTTGAGTGATGAAGCCGGAAAAGGGGAGGGGGCAAACTTTACTGGCGCTTTTGTTGGGGTTTGCTGTCAGGATTTAACTGGGATGCAAAATCACGCCGATTTTGATTTTTTTGACTACCAAGAGTCTTTGCCAGAGTAA
- a CDS encoding peptidoglycan D,D-transpeptidase FtsI family protein codes for MTTKKNTKAKKTIKPTANGWRFYAVLGLICSVYFSIMARAAYIQVIEPEGLISRGDNTTIRNAAKASHRASILDRNGVELAVSVPVQTVWADPKVVIDQGGLDKTRRLNALADVLGLELNTLKERIGTNPKKRFRYLARHISPSMANYIKELKIPGIYLRKESKRFYPSAEISAHLVGFTDVDDRGIEGLERLFDKQLTGKSGQKKYRKDAKGRRIEILEETEAEQPQDVMLSVDQRIQALAYRELKSAIKSFKAVSGSAVVVDVDSGEILAMVNGPSYNPNNRRGVAPHRFRNRAITDIFEPGSTMKPLTVLTALEFGSVSKDAVVNTSPGWMTLGGRRVSDPRNYGKLSLSEVLQKSSNMGTSRLALELPKDFFLGKFFEMGFSEDTGSGLIGESSGMLSDRYRWSQHELASLSYGYGLAISPLQLARFYATIGNGGIKKPLTVLKDAPLSAGERVLSKNNSQAVLNMLEDVVSEGGGYRAKVEGYRVAGKTGTAVKPAAGGGYGNDYVGIFAGVAPVSDPKLAVVVVINEPGGDLYHGGEVAAPVFSKIMAGSLQYLNIAPDDESLTQYTSIKQVGDNDA; via the coding sequence ATGACAACAAAGAAAAATACCAAAGCCAAAAAGACCATAAAACCGACAGCCAACGGCTGGCGGTTTTATGCCGTTTTGGGCTTAATATGTAGCGTGTATTTTTCGATAATGGCGCGCGCAGCTTATATTCAAGTTATTGAACCTGAAGGCTTGATCAGCCGTGGTGATAACACCACTATTCGTAATGCTGCGAAGGCCAGTCATCGCGCCTCAATTCTTGATCGTAACGGGGTTGAGCTTGCGGTCAGTGTGCCGGTACAAACCGTTTGGGCCGATCCCAAAGTAGTGATTGACCAAGGTGGCCTTGATAAAACCAGGCGCTTAAACGCCTTGGCTGATGTGCTTGGGCTTGAGCTCAATACCCTAAAAGAGCGTATCGGTACCAACCCTAAAAAACGTTTTCGCTACTTGGCTCGTCATATCTCGCCTTCGATGGCTAACTACATTAAAGAGCTTAAGATCCCTGGGATTTACTTACGAAAAGAGTCTAAACGCTTTTATCCATCGGCTGAAATCAGTGCCCATTTGGTTGGCTTTACCGACGTTGATGACCGAGGTATTGAAGGTTTAGAGCGGCTCTTTGATAAACAACTTACTGGCAAGTCGGGGCAGAAAAAATACCGAAAAGATGCCAAAGGGCGTCGAATTGAAATCCTCGAAGAAACCGAAGCAGAGCAACCACAAGATGTTATGCTGTCGGTTGACCAGCGCATCCAAGCTTTGGCTTATCGAGAGTTAAAATCAGCAATAAAATCGTTTAAAGCGGTATCTGGTTCGGCTGTTGTCGTTGATGTCGATAGCGGTGAAATATTAGCCATGGTAAATGGCCCTTCTTATAACCCCAATAATCGCCGTGGGGTGGCACCACATAGGTTTCGAAACCGCGCCATCACCGATATCTTTGAACCGGGTTCAACAATGAAACCGCTGACGGTGTTAACCGCGCTTGAATTTGGTTCGGTGAGCAAAGACGCGGTAGTCAATACATCGCCAGGTTGGATGACTCTGGGAGGACGCCGAGTAAGCGATCCAAGAAACTACGGCAAACTGAGCTTATCCGAAGTATTGCAAAAATCTTCCAATATGGGCACCAGTCGTTTAGCGCTTGAATTACCCAAAGATTTCTTTTTAGGTAAGTTTTTTGAAATGGGCTTTTCTGAAGATACGGGGTCTGGGTTAATCGGTGAATCATCGGGCATGCTATCGGATAGATATCGCTGGTCGCAACACGAATTAGCAAGTTTATCGTACGGCTATGGTTTGGCAATTAGCCCACTGCAACTGGCTAGATTTTATGCAACTATTGGTAACGGTGGGATCAAGAAACCCCTTACGGTACTCAAAGATGCGCCGTTATCGGCGGGTGAGCGGGTGTTATCAAAAAACAACAGCCAAGCCGTCTTAAATATGTTAGAGGATGTGGTCAGTGAAGGTGGTGGGTATCGTGCCAAAGTCGAAGGCTATCGCGTTGCGGGTAAAACCGGAACCGCCGTAAAACCGGCAGCAGGTGGTGGCTATGGTAACGATTATGTCGGCATTTTTGCCGGGGTAGCGCCGGTTTCCGATCCGAAATTGGCGGTCGTTGTGGTAATTAACGAACCCGGCGGTGACTTATATCATGGTGGTGAAGTTGCGGCCCCAGTATTTTCAAAAATTATGGCGGGTTCATTACAGTATTTAAATATCGCGCCCGACGATGAGTCGCTAACGCAATATACCTCTATAAAGCAAGTAGGAGATAACGATGCTTAA
- the ftsL gene encoding cell division protein FtsL, which produces MASGKFVLTLEIWRDIKHHSFSFLLMLFVLGSAFSVVYLTHLNRQTTIELEQLYSQRDALDIEWRNLLLEQNALAEHSEIEISAQRKLEMLRPKPNEEVIIKLP; this is translated from the coding sequence ATGGCTTCGGGTAAGTTTGTATTAACCCTGGAGATTTGGCGAGATATTAAACACCACAGTTTCTCGTTTTTGCTGATGTTATTTGTTTTAGGGTCAGCATTTAGCGTGGTTTACTTAACCCATTTAAATCGACAAACAACAATAGAATTAGAGCAACTTTACAGTCAACGAGACGCTTTAGACATTGAATGGCGAAACTTATTATTAGAGCAAAATGCGTTGGCGGAACATAGCGAAATAGAAATAAGCGCGCAACGAAAGTTGGAAATGCTACGACCTAAACCTAATGAAGAAGTCATTATAAAATTACCATGA
- a CDS encoding Gfo/Idh/MocA family protein: protein MNKKIRWGLLCASRIARTFIADMQYVTNGEVVAIATRKPADANAFAQEYDIKRAYAGYDAMLADPDIDAVYISSPHSLHYQHTKAAILAGKSVLCEKPFTVGAEQAIELQQLARQHQVYVMEAMWTYFLPAIKQAKQWVEEGRIGQVVQIDADFGYPIPYSKTQREYNKDLGGGCLLEMGIYPVALAYLFTKQQPDKIYSVSRLAPNGVEDDVKMLLQYQQPSGQIAVSLSTSFIARLSNCAYIVGTEGYISIPDFFRARECRLHVLDEQVEHFFDPRKGSGFEFEIQAVGDDLLNQKQESAVMPLHTSVALQQMMSAIKKTF from the coding sequence ATGAATAAAAAGATTCGCTGGGGACTGCTTTGCGCCAGTCGCATTGCTCGCACCTTCATCGCAGACATGCAATATGTCACAAATGGTGAGGTAGTCGCTATTGCCACTCGTAAGCCTGCAGATGCCAACGCGTTTGCTCAGGAATATGACATTAAAAGAGCATACGCTGGCTATGACGCGATGCTTGCCGACCCTGATATTGATGCGGTTTATATTTCAAGCCCTCACAGTTTGCACTATCAGCATACCAAGGCCGCAATATTAGCCGGTAAATCGGTATTATGTGAAAAACCTTTTACCGTTGGGGCAGAGCAAGCAATAGAGTTGCAACAACTAGCCCGCCAGCATCAGGTCTATGTGATGGAAGCTATGTGGACTTATTTCCTGCCGGCCATTAAGCAAGCGAAACAATGGGTCGAAGAAGGGCGTATAGGACAGGTGGTGCAAATAGATGCAGACTTTGGCTATCCCATCCCTTATTCCAAAACCCAACGAGAATATAATAAAGATTTAGGCGGTGGTTGTTTATTGGAAATGGGCATTTACCCTGTGGCGTTGGCTTATTTATTTACAAAGCAACAACCCGATAAAATATATAGCGTCAGTCGACTAGCGCCTAATGGGGTAGAAGATGATGTGAAAATGCTCTTGCAATACCAACAGCCCTCAGGTCAAATTGCCGTCAGTTTAAGCACCTCGTTTATTGCTCGGTTGTCAAACTGTGCCTATATTGTCGGCACAGAAGGGTATATTAGCATCCCTGATTTTTTTCGAGCGCGTGAATGCCGTTTGCATGTTCTTGATGAGCAGGTTGAGCATTTTTTTGATCCGCGTAAAGGCAGTGGCTTTGAATTTGAAATACAAGCGGTAGGTGATGACTTACTCAATCAGAAGCAAGAATCGGCAGTGATGCCATTGCACACCAGTGTCGCCCTGCAACAAATGATGAGTGCAATTAAAAAAACGTTTTAG